The genome window aCACTAGCTATTTTGTTATATTTCAGGAATCCAGAACATCAGTTCTGCCAGTGACTGTAACTGGCTCACAGCTGCCTTCATCTTTCAGTACTGCAGTGGTTTTGCATATgatatttgctttttcttttcttcaacagTGGAGAAATAGAGAACTTCAGAAAATGCACAGTGACACTGTGTGAACCTCAAAGCCAAGGATTTATGATTGCCAAGCAAAGAACAACTGGCATAACAGTCTTATCATGTCCTTACCCTACATTCTTTATAGTCTAGGAAATAAAATGGGTAACCACACAATGGTAACACACTTTATCTTGGATGGATTCCAAGGTCAGCTAGAACTACAGCTCAGcttgtcttttttctttatgCTCTTCTATATTGCCACTTTGATGGGGAATATCGGcatgatcaccatcatcaccactgaTGCTCAGCTTCACACCCCTATGTACTTTTTCTTGAAGAACTTGTCCTTCTTGGATATCTGCTACTCTTCTGTGATCACGCCCAAAGCCATGCTGAGCTTTGCCACTGGGAAGAAGACAATTTCTTATCCTGGGTGTGCCACACAGatgttcttcttctctctttttgggaCTACTGAATGTTTTTTCCTAGCTGTGATGGCATATGACAGGTTCATGGCCATATGCAGCCCATTGCTTTATCGCACCACCATGTCAAGGAAGACATGTACACATCTGGTGGCTGGTTCATATGTATTTGGCTTCCTCAATTGTTGCACACAGACAGGTCTCACATTCAGCTTGTCCTATTGCAAGCCAGCAGAAATCAACCAGTTCTTTTGTGATGTCCCAGCTGTCATGAAGGCCTCTTGCTCAGACACTTCTATAAATGAAATCGTGCTCTTAGGAATGTGTGGCTTTATTATCATTGTAACATTCACAACTGTCCTAATCTCTTATGGCTACATTGTGGCCACAATTCTGCGGATACCTTCTGTTGAGGGAAGACAGAAGGCTTTTTCAACCTGTACTTCCCATATCATGGCTGTAAGCTTGTTTTttgggtcagctttctttatgtatGGTCAACCTGGAGCTATCTCATCCCCTAATCAAGGCAAAGTGGTATCTATCTTCTACACCATTGTAATCCCCATGTTGAACCCCCTAATTTACAGCCTAAGGAACAAGGAGGTCAAAGATGCCATAGGGAGGCAGGTAAAAAGGATATATTTCCTTTCCTGAAAGTCCCTATTTTGTCTCTTGAGCAGGGCTTAAATCCGGTGGAGATTGGAGAAGGTCAATAAATTGCTACTGTATTGAGAAGTCCTACCTTACAGGGCTGTTATGCTATCTAAGAAAGCACAAAGTCAATGCTTGGTTGCTACACACTTCTGGGGactaaaggacctacctcagagaTAAAGGTGGCAGTTTTGCACTTACAGTGACTCCTTGTCCAAACATCATACCCTCTGTAGGGAGATGTGGTTGTTACAGATGacatgactacagtggtgcctcgcagaacgagcacaccgtagagcgatgaattcgctctacggtgatgcttttgcgatcgctaatgcgatcgcagagcgatggccccaatgggcgaaaatcgcagagcgaaggtcggtaagcggttcgcttactgaccttcgctttgcaacccgccgatcagctgttccgcggcttcaaaatggccgccggaacagccgaaagggctgggcgcagcgtttttgcacccttggtaagcaaggggagggcgcaaaagcGCTGCCGGAACAGcggaaatggctgcgcgcagcgttttcgcgccctcccctcgcttaccaagggcgcgaaaacgctgcggccggccatttcggctgttccggtggccattttggacccaccggacagctgatcgcagccattttcgcgccctcattcagcgaggggagggcgcgaaaatggctgccggccatagaggaacatcgctgtacggtgagtaaatcagccgattggaacgcattaaactaagtttaatgcattccaatggcttttttctttccgtacaatgatgtttcacacagcgagggttaatccggaacggattaacctcgctgtgcgaggcaccactgtatttgaataaatgtagattgttgtatatgaaaaaataaaacaccccctgaaaataagccctaatgcgtttttggagcaaaaattaatataagaccctttcttattttcggggaaacacggtagttagtTGAAGGACAGATCAGGGAACAGGAGTTCTGCTTGCACTAATTGATGTTATGCATCCCTTGTAAGCTAATGTTTGTAATGTAGGTATATTCCTGGTTTTAAATTTGATCCTGGCTGCCTTTGGTTCAGCAGTGAATGGGGAAGTCTTTGGCAGTTAAAGTAGTGCATGGTCTACATTAGTCCTAAAGACATCTTATGGTGACAAATGAGTAAAGCCCTCTTCTGATGTTCAGAGGAGGGTTAATCCAAACACATGAGATGGTCTGTCCAACtcttctgttctcattctccACACATGGCAAGTGGCAGTCTAAACTTTTCAAAGTGTTCCAGATTGTTAAGGAACATTCCACACACAACAGACTGTTGCTATCCTCTTGTGAAGATTATCACAGGAGGAGGCTAACACCTTCCCCATCCTACATGTTTGAATGAACCCTCTCTTGCACACCCAAAGAGGACTTGAGTTATATTCTATTTGGACTACTGTAACATGCCTCACAAGGGGGTTGCCTTGAAAGCTGTTCCAGAACTTTGGCTAGTTCAGAAATGACTGTTGTCTAGAGCAGTTATATGGAACATGTTGAGTCCTCATTCCTACTCATTCAATGCTTTCCTATCTGTTTCAAGGCACAATTGAAAATGTTGATTAGGGTCTATAAAGCTACACAGGACTATGTGAAATACAACGGTCTCCTATATAAACCTGTCCAGGTATTATGATTTACAAGGAAGGGAACTACTTTTGGTTCACTACCATCTGCTAGGGATCTTTTCTTGGTGTCTCTCTGCTCATTGGAGCTAGACTGGTTCCCTCTCCACTATCTTGCTGCTACACAAAGGTATGTGTATTGGAGAGGGACCCAATCTAGCTGCAGTGAGCAGAGAGAGTGGATAACACTGATTATCATTGTATATCTGTTGTTGAAATTGTTTTAACTGCTCAGTTGCCAGTTCCATCTTTTGTTGTTGTGCTTCTAATAATGTTTGCAATTGATTcactttaatattatattttaatcaaGTCAGTGCTTGTAACCTTATATTTTAGTAACATTCGTTGTTTTAGACTCCTTGCCCACCCAGCCCGGAATAACAAGATGAGACACAATAAAGTGGGTTAAACtaaactttattaacttattaatgCTTTATTGTCCCCTATTTTAAGGGGGGCTGCCATAGTGCAAAACAAGTCTGAGACCGTTATCAATCTTACTTGATCGGTGCAGACCTTTTCCCAGCGAGATCTTGCCACAAAAGGGGATGCTGTTCTCCaggcacccccccccctcagccatATGCACTGGAGGCCGGCCCAAAGCCTAGCCTCAGGACCCCAATTGAACCGCGTCCCCTGGGGTtccctgttttccccttcccCTGAGCAGAACCTCTCTTGCTGCAAATTCTGAGAGGAAGGGTGTCTAGCCTCTGCTGGGTGTATTCCCTGCAAATCCCCTGCTCTTATTCTGCTTTGCACTACCCGCCATGGTTATCGATATGCCCGAGCCCCCCACCAAGCTGAAAATTTTGGCCCTAAGACCCCCTTGCATGTCATGAAGAAACATGTGATGAGTGCACCCCATCTTCTCTTTATACCTATGGGCAACTAACTCTAATATTGGGATGCCAAATAACTGAGCCCCCTTGAACTCTAATGAACCTACTAACTACCCTGTTAAGTCCCTTCCAGGCCTTGTTAATGCACCTAAGGTTGCATCTGGCCTTCCATACCATCCTACAGTATGATAGCCAATCACACTATGTGTGTTCCAGGAAAGCGCAACACCAATGCATACAGGTCCATTGACCTGTAATATAAATGCCTTGCCCCTATGCTGGGGTAAATTGTTGCCACTGAGGTGAATTAACGCAATGTCAGGGGCACACCTGGAGTACGGGCAGGCAAAGAAGCCcagttttggaagctgcatgCCAGTCTGGAGGGACCTTTCTTTTTTGCCGTCGGAAACTTAGGGTATACattgaatgaacaaacgaacgaacaaatgaacgaacaaacgagTAGACTCCACTCAGTTTCAATAGCAAGTGTTagcctgactttttttttcagggcCTTGATTACAGAGGAAAAAACTGCCACTTTGGTTTATTTTAATCTTGTGAAGCAAAATGTGATAAAAAGCTGGTCTCTTCAGAATTTATTATATCATGTGCCTGCAATACCCAAGGGAGTCAGTTTTCCCTTAAGTGTTTATGAAACTACGTAAAACTccataaaacaaaaatagagaCTCTTTTGTAGTCCATTTATATAAATGGAAGGCACAGAGGAATATTACTGGAGGTAAGGTAAGGCATTCATTTCCTTTCTAATCAATACTGTTTGGTCAGAATTACCTCAGGGGGAGAGTGTAGTACAGAACTGAGTGAACTGGTGGTTGGAATCCCAAAGCATCCAATTTCTCAGAAATAAGAGATAGTTGCAGTCTGGATCTTTACAAGTTAACGTAGTTCAAAGGAGAAATAATTCTAACATACTCTTGAGCGAGGTTATATTAGGAGTGTTGTCACACTGCATAGAAGTCTCCATGGGAACCTCTCATCATGAGGCCAAGACTGTGAGACGGAGTCAACAGAACGATGCTGTCCTGCATAATGAATTGCacacttttaagactaacaggAAGTGTGAATGAGGCTGAGTTCATCATGTTGTTGGGATCATGTGCtgaacataaaaatgaaaacaaggaatAGAGGGGAATTATTCCAATATagaatttgaaaggaaagaaagagagaaaagaaagttaAAGGTCATGTCACAATGATGCTGTGACAACCTTCACCTTTGTTTGATGGCTTCTctgtcaaggtaaatttacaggcctgagcagtacAAGTGTCTTAATGTGCAGCCATAATAAACAGGTGTGTTCAAATGCTGAGTCAtggtgactcaggagggctgaatcttggatgatgcaatgtctgatatgattggacacagccagatgtacaaatgtatatatgtggactCTGTATAGATGATgtattcttctttttctgatgagtatcatgctgtcatgctgctggtttgcaCTTCTATAAATATTCCTGTAAATACACATCTGGTGCTGGAGaagctgcttgtgtgtgtgtgagtcatTTTACCACCTGGACCTGAAGTCACTCTGCTAAATTTCCACATACTTGTGCTAACATTCTCTGCTGTTCAGAAGAGGATACAAGGTCATTCACGCTTAGAACTTTTCTATCTTATTAAACATAGGTAATGTATCTTTATCATATATTACAATAGATTCCAGGTGCTCTTTTGTAGTGATTTGTGCTTTGCAATAAAGAGCTTATCTATTGTTCTTTGGTCTTTTTCTTTCAGAAGCTTTGCTGTAATGTGCTTCATGAAAGAGCAGTATATTCACACCTTGTTATACTATGTGAAGTATCCTACATTTCACTGGTGCCATATGAACACCAGTAGTAAATTACATCCAGTGTTGATTagaaatatccagtgtggtgtagtggatagagtaatggacttgGATTCAAGAGActtaactccgggaggcagtggaagacaggagggcctggcgtgctctggtcagtggggtcacgaagagtcagacacgacttaacaactaaacaacaaagccctGCTATTTCTACATCAGTAGGCTGTAGCAGGTAGAACAGTCTTCCTGAACATGGACCTCTCTAGACTACATCTTCCATTACTCTTGGTAAAGCATTGCCGTTCAATATGGTGAAGAGCAAGTTGAGGAAGGATAAGGTGGGGTTTTTGATAAGGATTGGAGAGAGCTGGATTCTGGTTTATGCTTACTGCGAGAAAATCAGTTTGATGCCTTCAATTTTTGTAAATGACACCAAATTCTGTCTGCTACACAGGTTTGTTTCTAGTAATGGCTATCCATATGCTTCTAAAGAAGTTCAAAAAACAGTGATGGCTATAACTCAAGAACTGCTACagtatatagctcagtggtttaagtctctggcaaAGCCAGAGGTaaagagtttaattccccactatgcctccttgacagggatgggacttgattatccatagggtctcttccaactctgcagttctatattattatatatagtaGTCAGAAGTATGAATGTTTTTGAATGCATAAATCTCAATTCAGCTCTCATACCTAATAGATATAACCTCATGAATTGGCAAAATCGATTCATATCCCTTTTATTAATAAATTCCATATGTGCTGGTGAACTCAACATATAGGTGTATCTTTAGTCTTGATTGTATAGGTACACTTATAATCAGTTTATGTCAGAAAGAAGACTTTGGTCAAGTATTTTTCTTGTCTTCTTCGTCATTGatatttaaatcagtggaatgtTCAGAGACATTGAATTTCCTTGCCTAAATTATCTAATTCTGATACACTTCAAGCTTGATGTAATTTCACCTTTTATGCTCCTATAAATACCCTCAGTTTCCAAAACCTAGTTCAAAGGGCTCTGCAAAGATTGCTTTGCAAAGAAGCATAAGCTTTGCATGTAAAATATCACATCTCCAATCCCCCATGTTTTCAGGTAATTCTGAGAGAAGAATTGTATCTGAGGGCCATTGGCAGTCTATGTCAACAATACCAGCTTGACTGAGTAAAAGGCAgatgtttggattttctggattACATGTCCTGGAATCCCCTAGTCAGCATTACTCATGGCTATGGGATTCTAGTCCACAACTCAAAGTCCAAATATTTCCCATTGAAGAAGGGAATATGAGAGGCCTATTCAtgaagattcccagtgtggtatagtggatataGCGATttactaggactctggaggagAGGGTTTAGATCTCTCCttgaccatggaagctcactgagggggagtgggactggtaaaaccatcccttaaatatatcatttacattggaagccctattcaggtcattataagtcagttctgacttaatggcacagaacacacaaacattCCTGAAGAAGtgctatttcaagaaaaaaaaactttggcagAGGGACCCACTACCTTATCACTTCTAAAATTCCTGAATGTCTATTCGGTGTGCTATATTCAGTTGGCTAATGAAAACCATGTTTGCTTCTGTTTAAGGTGCAGCTTTTTGTGGCAACACATTTGCACAACTTCTGTCTTCATGAGTAACAATCATGGCTACTTTTGATATGTTCCAGTCTGGGGAAACATATGCAAATCCAGTTGTTCAATGTTTACAAGCACAAAAGCCGGGAGAGAAAGGCTGTTCTCCTGACCTGCCGCAGTGTTGTAACTCAGTTATGAAAAATGGAACTGCGATCACAGAATTCATCTTGGTAGGATTTAAGAATGAACCTGAGATGCAGATAGTTCTCTTAATTCTCTTCTTGGGGATGTACATTTTCACCCTGGTGGGGAACATTGGCTTCATCATAATCACCACTGTTGATGCTCACCTTCACACGCCTATGTACTTCTTCCTGAAGAACCTGTCTTTCATGGATGTCTGCTACTCATCCACCATCACGCCCAAAGCTGTGCTCAGTTTTTCAACTGGGAACAAGGTGA of Pogona vitticeps strain Pit_001003342236 chromosome 6, PviZW2.1, whole genome shotgun sequence contains these proteins:
- the LOC110091074 gene encoding olfactory receptor OR9H1-like, which gives rise to MSLPYILYSLGNKMGNHTMVTHFILDGFQGQLELQLSLSFFFMLFYIATLMGNIGMITIITTDAQLHTPMYFFLKNLSFLDICYSSVITPKAMLSFATGKKTISYPGCATQMFFFSLFGTTECFFLAVMAYDRFMAICSPLLYRTTMSRKTCTHLVAGSYVFGFLNCCTQTGLTFSLSYCKPAEINQFFCDVPAVMKASCSDTSINEIVLLGMCGFIIIVTFTTVLISYGYIVATILRIPSVEGRQKAFSTCTSHIMAVSLFFGSAFFMYGQPGAISSPNQGKVVSIFYTIVIPMLNPLIYSLRNKEVKDAIGRQVKRIYFLS